From Streptomyces sp. SAI-135:
ATCGTCAACATGTCGATCGGCGGCCTGCCCGCGCTCAACGACGGCAACAACGCGCGCGCCGAGCTCTACACGCGCCTCATCGACACCTACGGCGTCCAGCTGGTGATCTCCGCGGGCAACTCCGGGCCCGGCGCGAACACCATCGGCGACCCGGGTCTGGCCGACAAGGTCATCTCCGTCGGCGCGACCATCTCCAAGGAGACCTGGGCCGCCAACTACGGCTCGGTCGTGGAGAAGAAGTACGCGATGATGCCGTTCTCCTCGCGCGGTCCGCGTGAGGACGGTGGCTTCACGCCGACCCTGTCCGCCCCGGGTGCGGCCATCAACACCACCCAGACCTGGCTGCCGGGCTCCCCGGTCGCCGAGTCGGGCTACACGCTGCCGGCCGGCTACTCGATGCTCCAGGGCACCTCGATGGCCTCCCCGCAGGCCGCGGGCGCGTCCGCGCTGCTGATCTCGGCCGCCAAGCAGAAGCACATCGCGCTGACGCCGGCCACCCTGCGCACCGCCCTGACCTCGACCGCCGACCACATCAAGGGTGTGCAGGCGTACGAGGAGGGTGCGGGCCTCATCGACATCGTGGACGCCTGGGACGCCATCAAGGACGGCGCCACCGCCCACGACTACACAGTCAAGGCGCCGGTCGACACCGCGATCGACCAGCTCCTGAAGACCCCCGGCTTCGGCACCGGTCTCTACGACCGCGAGGGCGGCCTGAAGGCCGGTCAGAAGAAGACGTACGACGTCACCATCACCCGTACGTCCGGCGCGGACAAGGCGCTGCGCCACGAGGTGTACTTCGAGAACAACGCCGGTGGCACCTTCCGGATCCTCGGCAAGGACGACATCCGGCTCCCGCTGAACCAGCCGGTGACCGTCAAGGTCCAGGCCCAGCCGAAGTCCGCGGGCCTCAAGAGCGCGATCCTGGTCGTCGACGACCCGAAGACCGAGGGCGTCGACCAGCAGATCCTCAGCACGGTCGTGGTCTCCTCGCCGCTGAAGTACACGTACTCGGCGTCGAACACCGTGCAGCGCAACAGCACGCAGTCGTACTTCGTGACCGTCCCCGAGGGCGCCACGTCCCTTGAGGTCGCGATCGGCGGGCTCAAGGACAAGAGCCAGACCCGGTTCATCGCGATCCACCCCTACGGCGTCCCGGTCGACGTCACCAGCACCCCGAACTGCTACAACAACTACCTCGACGGCAACGGCTGCAAGCCGGACGCCCGTTCCTACGCCGCCCCGCAGGCCGGTGTCTGGGAGATCGAGGTCGAGTCGCGCCGCACCTCGCCGCTGCTCGACAACCCGTACAAGCTGGACGTCGCCGTGTACGGCGCGGCCTTCGACCCGGAGACCGTGACCGTCCCCGAGGCCAAGGTCGGCACCCCGGCCACCGCCTCCTGGACGGTGACCAACAAGCTCGCCGCGATCGACGGCAAGCTGGCCGGCGGCCCGCTCGGCTCGTCCAAGACGGCCCGCCCGACCATCGCCGAGGGCGCCACCCAGACCACCACGGTCGAGGTGCCCGCGGGCGCCAAGTCGCTGGACGTCGCCATCGGCAACGTCTCCGACGTGGCCGCCGACCTCGACCTGACGGTCTACAACGCGGCCGGCACCGTGGTCGGTACGTCCGCCGACGGTGACTCCGAGGAGGCCGTCTCGGTCGCCTCGCCCGCCGCCGGCACGTACACCATCGAGGTCGTGGGCTACGCGGTCCCGGCCGGCACCACGGCGTACGACTACCGGGACGTGTTCTTCTCCAGCGCCCTGGGCACCGTCACCGTCTCGGACGCGCCGGTGAAGCTCGCCACCGGCGCCTCGGCGACCGTCTCCGGCAGCGTCACCGCCCTGGCGCCCGCCCCGGAGGGCCGTGAGTTCTTCGGCCAGGTCAGCCTCGTCAACGCGCGCGGCACGGTCGCGGGCGTCGGCAACGTGAAGATCGAGAAGGTCACGCCGTAACACTTCTCCGTACGGCGATCAAAGGGGCGGGCGTCCGTGAGGGCGCCCGCCCTTCTCGTTGCCCGCCTCAGCAGGGCATCGTGCGCGACTGGGGCAGCGAGGCGACGATCCAGGCCCGCTCCCGGGCGATCTGCTGTTCCCCGACGACCCACTGGTCGGGACTCGGTGAGCCCTCGGTCACGCCGAACAGGACGCGGGTGCCCCGGGTGAAGGGCTCGGGAAGGTCGTACGCGCCGATGACGTAGGTGAGGTGGTCCGTTCCCCGGTCCGGCTTGAAGTAGCGGGTCACGTGCACGGTGACCTGTAGTTCCCCGGTGGCGGGGAGCTCCTTGACCATCGTGACCTCGCCCTCGGCGACCGTGGCGGCGCAGGCCAGGTAGGCCGGGCCGCCGAAGCGGACCCCCGCCTCCGCCTTGGCGTCCGAGTCCGCGCTGCCACCCGAGGACAGTTCCTGCGCGCCGCTGTGCCCGAGGAGCCAGCCGAGGCCCGTGACGACGCTCGCGGCGGCGGCCACCGCGAGGGTGCCGAAGGCGAAGGTGCGGGCGCGCCGCCGGGTCCGGGAGGGCCGTACGGGAACGCGTTGCGCGGCGGGCGCCGTTTCGGCGAGCGTGCCCCCGATGACCGCGAGCTGCTCCTTCAGCAGGGCGATGTCGGCACGGGCCGAGCGGTGCTCGGCGAGGAAAGCCGGGTCGGCGGCGGCGCTCTCGGGCAGCGGCTCGTCGGTGAGGGCGGCCATCAGGGCGTCGAGACCGTCGTGTTCCGCGCTCATGTCACACCACCTCGTCCTCGTGCAGGCGGGTGCGCAGGGCCCGCACCGCCGTGTGCAGGCGGCTTTTCACCGTGCCCTCCGGGACGCCCAGCTCCTGGGCGATCGAGCGCACCGGCAGGTCGGCGAAGAACCGCAGCACCAGGACCTGGCGCTGCTGGTCGGGCAGCTCGTCCAGGCCCTGGGCGACGGCCAGGGAGAGCACGCTGGTGTCCTCCCCCGAGGGGTGCTCGTGCTGCCGGAGCGAGGCCAGCCGCTCCCCCAGCCGCTCCTGGCGCTTCTTGGCCCGGTGCCAGTCCATGGCGAGGTTGGAGGCGACGACGGCCGCCCACGCGGACACGTCCCGCGGCGCCTCGTACCCCTTCGCCGCCCGCTCCAGCAACCGCAGGCGGACCTGCTGCACCCCGTCCGGCAGGTCCGCCTGCGGCACCCCGCCCAGGGCGAGCACGGCCCGCACCCGGCGTTCCTGCGCCGCGTCCAGGGGGTCCCCATGCTGTTCCCCCTGGCCACGGCGGGCGATTCTGCGCAGCACAGACACCCTCCCCTCACCGCGTTTCTCCTACGACGCGGGTGGGGCGGAAAACGTTCGGCGGGGTCCGGGACTTTTTCTTCGAGGTGTACGTCACACCCGGCGCGCGGGACCGCACGGCTTGCGGCACAGTGCCCTGGGAGAGCGAATTTCTCCAGTTCAGCCGGGGTGCGACGGGTGTTCCGCAACGGCGGGGCGACGGCGGGCGTCCCAGCTTTCGAGCATGGAGCACAAAGAATTGGACAGGCTGACCCCGGTCGGCCGCATGATGGAAAAGCCGCAGACACAACCAGGACACGCAGAAGGAGTCACCGTGAGGGTCGGAATCGTCGGAGCCACCGGGCAGGTCGGCACGGTCATGCGCGGGATCCTCAAGGAGCGGAACTTCCCGGTCACGGAGCTGCGCCTGTTCGCCTCCGCGCGCTCGGCGGGCTCGGTCCTGGACGGCGTGACGGTCGAGGACGCGGCGACGGCCGACTACACCGGCCTGGACATCGTGCTGTTCTCCGCGGGCGGATCGACCTCGAAGGCACTGGCCGAGAAGGTCGCCTCGCAGGGCGCGGTCGTGATCGACAACTCCTCGGCCTGGCGCAAGGACCCCGAGGTCCCGCTGGTCGTCTCCGAGGTGAACCCGCACGCCATCGCGGACCGCCCCAAGGGCATCATCGCCAACCCGAACTGCACCACGATGGCCGCGATGCCGGTCCTGAAGGTGCTGGACGCCGAGGCGGGCCTCCTGACGCTGATCGCCACCACCTACCAGGCGGTGTCCGGCTCGGGCCTCGCGGGCGTGGCGGAGCTGCACGGCCAGGTGCAGAAGGTCGTCGCCGACGCGGACAAGCTCACCCATGACGGCTCGGCGGTCGACTTCCCCGAGCCGCAGGTCTACAAGCGGCCCATCGCCTTCAACGTGCTGCCCTTCGCCGGCAACCTCGTCGAGGACGGCCTGAACGAGACCGACGAGGAGCAGAAGCTCCGCAACGAGTCCCGCAAGATCCTGGAACTCCCCGAGCTGAAGGTCTCCGGCACCTGTGTGCGCGTGCCGGTCTTCTCCGGTCACTCCCTCCAGGTCAACGCCCGCTTCGCCCGCCCGATCTCCCCGGAGCGCGCGACGGAGATCCTGGCGGGCGCCCCCGGGGTGACCCTCTCGGACATCCCGACCCCGCTCCAGGCCGCCGGCCAGGACGCCTCCTTCGTCGGCCGCATCCGCCGCGACGAGACCGTGGACAACGGCCTCGCCCTGTTCATCTCCAACGACAACCTCCGCAAGGGCGCCGCGCTGAACGCGGTCCAGATCGCGGAGCTGGTGGCGGCCGAGCTCAAGGGCTAGGGCCTCCTGACCTCGTAGAGGAAACAGCCGTACTCGACGGCCCGGACGTGGACCAGTGCCACGGACGGGTCGTCGAACGCGTTTCGGAAGGCGTCGTCGCCCAGCTCCTCGACCAGTTCTCCGCCCAGGATGTGCCCGTCGCGGGAGTAGCGGCGCACGGTCCGGTGGGTGCCCGCGAAGGGATACCCCTCGCGTCCGTCCGGCCCCGCGCACTCCTCGGCGTGGAGGAAGACCGGGCCCTGTTCGTCGTACGCCCCGGGCTCGGCGCCGGTCCCGGCCGCCCAGCGGCGCAGGGGTGCGTAGGAGACCAGCGCGATCCGCTCACCCGGCTCGCTGCGGCGCAGACAGCAGCGGAGCGGGGCGCCGCCCTCCTCGTCGGTGAAGGGGGACAGGGGGCGGCCGGCGTCGTCGGCGGTGCGGAGTTCCTTCAGGGTGGCGGGTGCGACGGGGCGTGCGGTGTAGGTCGTCATGGGACCAGGCTGGCGCCGCCGCGCGCGGATGACCGGCGGAAATCAGACGGGGCGTCCCCGAAACCGCAGGGTAATCCCCCGATCCGTCGGAGGCAGTTCGTGGAAGGATGACCGAACCGCCGAACCTACTCATATCGAGGAAACAAGGAGATGACCGCGTGCCTGGCACAAACCTGACCCGCGAAGAGGCTCAGCAGCGGGCGAAGCTGCTCAGCGTCGAGTCCTACGAGATCGATCTCGACCTCTCCGGCGCGCAGGAGGGCGGTACCTACCGGTCCGTGACCACGGTGCGCTTCGATGTCGCCGAGAACGGTGCCGAGTCGTTCATCGACCTGGTGGCCCCCACGGTCCACGAGGTCACGCTGAACGGCGACGCGCTCGACCCGGCGGAGGTCTTCGCGGACTCCCGTATCGCCCTGCCGGGCCTGCTGGAGGGCCGCAACATCCTGCGGGTCGTCGCCGACGCCGCCTACACCAACACCGGTGAGGGCCTGCACCGCTTCGTCGACCCGGTCGACCAGCAGGCCTACCTGTACACGCAGTTCGAGGTGCCGGACGCCCGCCGCGTCTTCGCCTCCTTCGAGCAGCCCGACCTGAAGGCCACCTTCCAGTTCACCGTGAAGGCGCCGACCGGCTGGACGGTCATCTCCAACTCCCCGACGCCGGAGCCGAAGGACGACGTCTGGGTCTTCGAGCCGACCCCGCGGATCTCCTCGTACATCACGGCCCTGATCGTCGGCCCGTACCACTCCGTGCACAGCGTGTACGAGAAGGACGGCCAGTCCGTGCCGCTGGGCATCTACTGCCGGCCCTCGCTCGCCGAACACCTCGACTCGGACGCCATCTTCGAGGTCACCCGGCAGGGCTTCGAGTGGTTCCAGGAGAAGTTCGACTACGCGTACCCGTTCAAGAAGTACGACCAGCTGTTCGTGCCGGAGTTCAACGCGGGCGCGATGGAGAACGCGGGTGCCGTCACCATCCGCGACCAGTACGTCTTCCGGTCCAAGGTGACCGACGCCGCGTACGAGATGCGCGCCGAGACCATCCTGCACGAGCTGGCCCACATGTGGTTCGGCGACCTCGTGACCATGGAGTGGTGGAACGACCTGTGGCTGAACGAGTCGTTCGCCACCTACACCTCCATCGCCTGCCAGGCGTACGCCCCGGAGAGCCGGTGGCCGCACTCCTGGACCACGTTCGCCAACTCGATGAAGACGTGGGCGTACCGTCAGGACCAGCTGCCGTCCACGCACCCGATCATGGCCGAGATCCGCGACCTGGACGACGTGCTGGTCAAC
This genomic window contains:
- a CDS encoding S8 family serine peptidase, whose translation is MTLTPQRAPISGARRVARIAAAAGLVAALSAAGPIPMAFSADAGTTPAASDPGLKSADEKLGSDDAEALAEAKADGDKSITLMVATAPGKTEQVAADLDAVKGGLVGQTYDKLGYVRATVPTAKADSAIAAAAKLSSVHGIDVKQDIPLDDPTPSADTAKGAASKGTTTYPAPGRKTPATNPYNPSFETGAVEFVEDHPKADGRGVTIGILDSGVDLGHPALQKTTTGERKIVDWVTATDPVSDGDATWRRMNNPVSGPTFTIAGATWKAPAGSYQFNLFRESATTGGDAKGDANRDGDTTDVWGVLYDAAAGTVRVDLNNNNDFSDDAAMKPYKDGYQVGYFGTDNPATDVAERQPFVVEIRKDVVYDAAGSKADYVNIGVIESEHGTHVAGITAANGLFGGRMNGAAPGAKLVSSRACTWTGGCTNVALTEGMIDLVVNRGVDIVNMSIGGLPALNDGNNARAELYTRLIDTYGVQLVISAGNSGPGANTIGDPGLADKVISVGATISKETWAANYGSVVEKKYAMMPFSSRGPREDGGFTPTLSAPGAAINTTQTWLPGSPVAESGYTLPAGYSMLQGTSMASPQAAGASALLISAAKQKHIALTPATLRTALTSTADHIKGVQAYEEGAGLIDIVDAWDAIKDGATAHDYTVKAPVDTAIDQLLKTPGFGTGLYDREGGLKAGQKKTYDVTITRTSGADKALRHEVYFENNAGGTFRILGKDDIRLPLNQPVTVKVQAQPKSAGLKSAILVVDDPKTEGVDQQILSTVVVSSPLKYTYSASNTVQRNSTQSYFVTVPEGATSLEVAIGGLKDKSQTRFIAIHPYGVPVDVTSTPNCYNNYLDGNGCKPDARSYAAPQAGVWEIEVESRRTSPLLDNPYKLDVAVYGAAFDPETVTVPEAKVGTPATASWTVTNKLAAIDGKLAGGPLGSSKTARPTIAEGATQTTTVEVPAGAKSLDVAIGNVSDVAADLDLTVYNAAGTVVGTSADGDSEEAVSVASPAAGTYTIEVVGYAVPAGTTAYDYRDVFFSSALGTVTVSDAPVKLATGASATVSGSVTALAPAPEGREFFGQVSLVNARGTVAGVGNVKIEKVTP
- a CDS encoding aspartate-semialdehyde dehydrogenase; its protein translation is MRVGIVGATGQVGTVMRGILKERNFPVTELRLFASARSAGSVLDGVTVEDAATADYTGLDIVLFSAGGSTSKALAEKVASQGAVVIDNSSAWRKDPEVPLVVSEVNPHAIADRPKGIIANPNCTTMAAMPVLKVLDAEAGLLTLIATTYQAVSGSGLAGVAELHGQVQKVVADADKLTHDGSAVDFPEPQVYKRPIAFNVLPFAGNLVEDGLNETDEEQKLRNESRKILELPELKVSGTCVRVPVFSGHSLQVNARFARPISPERATEILAGAPGVTLSDIPTPLQAAGQDASFVGRIRRDETVDNGLALFISNDNLRKGAALNAVQIAELVAAELKG
- a CDS encoding sigma-70 family RNA polymerase sigma factor, with translation MSVLRRIARRGQGEQHGDPLDAAQERRVRAVLALGGVPQADLPDGVQQVRLRLLERAAKGYEAPRDVSAWAAVVASNLAMDWHRAKKRQERLGERLASLRQHEHPSGEDTSVLSLAVAQGLDELPDQQRQVLVLRFFADLPVRSIAQELGVPEGTVKSRLHTAVRALRTRLHEDEVV
- a CDS encoding DUF1203 domain-containing protein — its product is MTTYTARPVAPATLKELRTADDAGRPLSPFTDEEGGAPLRCCLRRSEPGERIALVSYAPLRRWAAGTGAEPGAYDEQGPVFLHAEECAGPDGREGYPFAGTHRTVRRYSRDGHILGGELVEELGDDAFRNAFDDPSVALVHVRAVEYGCFLYEVRRP